From the genome of Gracilibacillus salitolerans, one region includes:
- a CDS encoding AraC family transcriptional regulator: MLIEKLESEKKQVDVPAFTIQHKVDNKTPKDFHSHPGYEVVWVRSGEAQFIFEEKVFHLKKGHVLLFNSSELHKVRLPDNQAYDRVMIMFTDHLFCYEQPIFQEFKHLLNQQPTSHCFLEIEERGYEDFYHIIRQLLQEEMSPDKWQHQHALILYVSELLLFFSRAIHTSIDRTFHISDSNPVLTQERILKEINRIWHTNWQLEDLAEKLHFNKYYLCHFFKKEFGMTIHHYILQRRMYEAKKLLMETNMPIAEIASRIGFSTASNFIRCFKKYHHVTPKQFRNQA, translated from the coding sequence GTGTTAATAGAAAAACTAGAATCAGAGAAAAAACAAGTAGACGTGCCTGCATTCACCATCCAACATAAAGTGGATAATAAGACACCAAAAGACTTTCACTCCCATCCAGGATATGAAGTCGTGTGGGTGAGAAGTGGGGAAGCACAGTTTATTTTTGAAGAAAAAGTGTTTCATTTAAAGAAAGGTCATGTACTTTTGTTTAACAGTTCAGAGTTGCATAAAGTGAGATTACCAGATAATCAGGCATATGACCGAGTGATGATCATGTTTACTGATCATTTATTTTGCTATGAACAGCCTATTTTTCAAGAATTTAAGCACTTATTAAATCAACAGCCTACATCACATTGCTTTTTGGAGATAGAAGAACGAGGGTATGAAGATTTTTACCATATTATTCGTCAACTATTACAAGAAGAGATGTCTCCGGATAAATGGCAGCATCAACATGCATTAATTCTTTATGTATCAGAATTACTACTTTTTTTCAGTCGAGCAATACATACTTCAATAGATCGAACTTTCCATATTTCGGATTCCAATCCGGTGCTTACACAAGAAAGAATTTTAAAGGAGATTAATAGAATTTGGCATACCAACTGGCAATTAGAGGATCTTGCAGAAAAGTTGCACTTTAATAAGTATTACTTGTGTCACTTTTTTAAAAAAGAGTTTGGTATGACGATTCATCATTATATATTGCAAAGAAGAATGTATGAAGCGAAGAAATTATTGATGGAAACGAACATGCCTATTGCAGAAATAGCTTCCCGAATTGGTTTTTCAACAGCATCTAACTTTATTAGATGCTTTAAGAAATATCACCATGTAACACCTAAGCAATTTCGTAATCAAGCATAA
- the pelA gene encoding pectate lyase — MNGKRAVNVFLIFILLFTTIFSTMPVTLVKAESDFNNVVIFEEDFNDDETGQTPANLDVSEDGGAVTVEELPDADNKSVYLNDTSESDDVSISKSMEDLDNQVTIEMKFMQPEYTSSTKVMRLKGDGTSVIIETNDGYIGYRNSDNSYENLVEVQENEWYDLKIEVDLTGKTVDAYVNDELKVEGAAFYEDASKINYMESFTPGSKALGHYIDDLRISQLEEVELPPEKPEADFVFETDFNDDVVGEAPSDLTVSESGGTVTVADVPSEENKSVFLDDTSDATNVILSKSVEDLGGVATFEMLFMQPNYTSSTKVMRIKGDSTPVIIETKDGFITYRTGDNYHQLVEVEEETWYKVTVEINLDEQHANVYIDDELVHEEAPLNQSAEKVNFVESFTPNSGTDGHYIDDLKISGSLYQEPEEEEPQEPEEPAEPVGEYIYEAEEANLNDAIIDNKHAGFTGTGFVDYVPNAPGGWIEWVVDVPADGEYTLDFRYAHGGTDLRPAKVEVNGEVVEEELPFDPTGDWTAWEYTSTKAQLTEGENVIRATGVGSSGGANIDHLSVLMEYDEIYEAEDAELEEDTVIIDNKHAGFTGDGFIDYSPNAPGSWVEWTVNVPVEGEYFIDFRYGHGGTDQRPAEIKVNGEVVEEELAFDPTGDWANWEYTSTKAQLVAGENTIRATGVGPSGGANIDHLRVHNKSDAGNDSPVEVDPAELEEVVSGVELKKLKELGIVVDELPSNEEAITRIEFFSLVNQALGYVHEEQFKGLTKKETVWETSTEEWYSYVLETAEALGYADHLVSDSKVNPDETITGEEAVQIIEAVSEQTAESSSETLSWGEARDLAALLEAENASESVAIAGVHAVSNNLAVVTLNGYFEEFSYTDLEVVVPTRRLELLAPGFAKLNIDKAAKATNKFGQTVIVMHSLDEWNEYAEYPVEFEETRFSGNLDSAIEEADNLLTWQMEHGGWTKNWPHIYTRPWDGEESRSEWVNDGVELGTIDNDATISELQFLAEVYQETKDPKYKESIEKGLDFLFKLQYETGGFAQVYPERGNYSDYVTFNDEAMINVLELLDLIAEQRYPFDDDLISEEYVTKSKESIDLGVEYILNAQIEVDGKLTAWCAQHDPYTYEPREARSYEHPSISGSESVGIIRYLMTRPETEEVNEAVLAALEWFDEVKLENTRYVSGDPNNEYFVEDPNSTAWYRFYDLETNEPIFSGRDGVIKRDIMEIEAERRDGYSWGGHWATQLLEIMQTTGDYTDKVFVQVIGTNSVDVNDRTLAQGDIKILEGQTKQMNDIESHLVVAQDGSGDYETVQAAIDAVPENNHNPVTIFVKDGTYKEVVTIPTNKPFITLLGESKNDTVITYDNYAGRDNGVGGTLGTSGSASVYLRADDLRVENLTLENSFDESADVEGQQAVAVYASGDRQYFNDVRFIGNQDTLYTHSGTQYYGDVYIEGDVDFIFGGARIVIEDSIIHSLDRGSDSNNGYVTAASTLLSDEYGMLFIDSKFTSDAPAETVYLGRPWPAGGNPDAIGSVVIMESKLGEHIKPEGWTSMSGLQPEDARLYEYKNEGPGAVINDSRRQLTDEQAADWTVQNVLKGWDPYALDPIEEPGKDPDEDSDKEPGDGSEEEPGKKPEKPEGEDPGDDEESPGDGSEQDSDGDGEGTETPDGENEDNNESGNETKEMEVVVGEEIEVVADIVISIAGSPTKVILPSDLPEGTTLVVEKAQPQNLEELKVAGDVYTFEFTFPEGFEDYTGEFQLIMGYDENAENVAIYYYNEATNNWELIGGDVSDGVVTTTVDHFSTYGVLAADDEDQGQAVAAGGKSNGGIGLPDTATNIFNWLLASGLLLVLGIGLLVIVRKRNPKMVQ, encoded by the coding sequence ATGAATGGTAAACGAGCAGTCAACGTATTTCTCATTTTTATCTTACTGTTTACTACTATTTTTTCTACGATGCCAGTGACACTGGTAAAAGCTGAGTCAGATTTTAACAACGTTGTTATTTTTGAAGAAGATTTTAATGATGATGAAACGGGGCAAACGCCAGCAAATCTCGATGTATCTGAAGATGGTGGAGCAGTTACTGTGGAAGAATTACCTGATGCAGATAATAAAAGTGTATACCTGAATGACACAAGTGAAAGTGACGATGTGTCAATCTCTAAATCAATGGAGGACTTGGACAATCAGGTAACAATCGAAATGAAATTTATGCAACCAGAGTATACAAGTTCAACAAAGGTGATGCGCCTTAAAGGTGACGGTACCTCTGTCATTATCGAAACAAATGATGGCTATATCGGTTATCGAAACAGCGATAATTCCTATGAGAATTTAGTAGAAGTGCAAGAAAATGAATGGTACGACCTAAAAATTGAAGTAGATTTAACAGGAAAAACAGTCGATGCTTATGTCAATGATGAGTTAAAAGTAGAAGGGGCAGCATTTTACGAGGATGCATCCAAAATCAATTATATGGAATCATTTACTCCTGGAAGTAAAGCATTGGGACATTATATCGATGATCTTCGTATTTCACAATTAGAGGAAGTAGAACTACCACCAGAAAAACCTGAAGCTGATTTTGTTTTTGAAACAGACTTCAATGATGATGTTGTCGGAGAGGCACCATCAGATCTAACAGTCTCAGAAAGTGGAGGAACCGTAACCGTAGCAGATGTACCGTCTGAAGAAAATAAAAGTGTTTTCCTTGATGATACAAGTGATGCTACAAATGTTATTTTAAGCAAATCGGTGGAAGACCTTGGTGGTGTAGCGACATTTGAAATGTTATTTATGCAGCCAAACTATACTAGCTCAACCAAAGTCATGAGAATTAAAGGTGACAGTACACCGGTTATTATTGAAACAAAAGATGGTTTCATTACGTATCGTACAGGTGATAATTATCATCAGTTAGTGGAAGTAGAAGAAGAGACGTGGTATAAAGTAACGGTTGAAATTAACTTAGACGAGCAGCATGCCAATGTCTATATTGATGATGAGTTAGTGCATGAAGAAGCCCCTCTTAATCAATCGGCAGAAAAAGTTAATTTTGTGGAAAGTTTCACTCCTAACAGTGGAACTGATGGACACTATATTGACGATTTGAAAATTTCAGGTAGTCTTTATCAGGAGCCAGAAGAAGAAGAGCCACAGGAACCGGAAGAACCAGCAGAACCTGTTGGTGAATATATTTATGAAGCAGAAGAGGCAAATTTGAACGATGCGATTATTGATAACAAGCACGCTGGTTTTACCGGTACAGGCTTTGTTGATTATGTTCCGAATGCTCCAGGTGGCTGGATTGAATGGGTAGTGGATGTACCTGCAGATGGTGAGTATACATTAGATTTTCGATATGCTCATGGTGGTACGGACCTTCGCCCTGCAAAAGTTGAAGTTAATGGTGAGGTCGTAGAAGAAGAATTACCTTTTGATCCAACTGGTGATTGGACAGCATGGGAATACACTTCAACAAAAGCACAATTAACAGAAGGTGAGAATGTTATTCGCGCAACTGGAGTTGGTTCAAGTGGTGGAGCGAACATTGACCACTTAAGCGTTTTAATGGAGTATGATGAAATTTATGAAGCAGAAGATGCGGAGTTAGAAGAAGACACGGTGATAATTGATAATAAACATGCCGGATTTACCGGAGATGGTTTTATCGATTACAGCCCTAACGCGCCTGGAAGCTGGGTTGAGTGGACTGTCAACGTTCCTGTGGAAGGAGAGTATTTCATAGACTTCCGCTATGGACATGGTGGTACAGATCAACGCCCAGCAGAAATTAAAGTCAATGGTGAAGTAGTAGAAGAAGAACTTGCTTTTGACCCGACTGGTGATTGGGCAAATTGGGAGTATACATCTACGAAAGCTCAGCTTGTAGCTGGTGAAAATACCATTCGAGCTACCGGAGTAGGCCCAAGCGGTGGAGCAAATATTGACCACCTGCGTGTGCATAATAAATCTGATGCTGGTAATGATAGCCCGGTTGAAGTTGATCCCGCTGAACTCGAAGAAGTGGTTAGTGGTGTCGAATTGAAAAAGTTGAAAGAATTAGGCATCGTAGTTGATGAACTTCCGTCGAATGAAGAAGCGATTACAAGAATTGAATTTTTTTCTTTAGTGAATCAAGCTTTAGGCTATGTGCATGAGGAACAGTTCAAAGGCCTGACTAAGAAGGAAACTGTTTGGGAAACGTCAACTGAAGAGTGGTATTCCTATGTGCTTGAAACTGCTGAGGCGTTAGGCTATGCAGATCACTTAGTAAGTGATAGTAAGGTGAATCCGGATGAGACAATTACAGGTGAAGAAGCAGTACAAATTATAGAAGCAGTTTCTGAACAAACAGCTGAGTCTTCAAGTGAAACATTATCTTGGGGCGAAGCAAGAGATTTAGCAGCATTATTAGAAGCAGAGAATGCAAGTGAATCAGTCGCAATTGCTGGTGTACATGCTGTTTCAAACAATTTAGCTGTAGTAACATTAAACGGATACTTTGAAGAATTTTCGTATACTGACCTTGAGGTAGTTGTTCCGACAAGAAGGTTGGAATTGTTAGCACCAGGTTTTGCGAAGCTGAATATTGATAAGGCAGCTAAGGCAACCAATAAATTTGGTCAAACCGTTATCGTGATGCACAGTTTAGACGAATGGAATGAGTATGCCGAGTACCCAGTCGAATTTGAGGAAACAAGATTCTCCGGTAATTTAGATTCTGCTATAGAAGAAGCAGATAATCTATTAACCTGGCAAATGGAACACGGTGGTTGGACGAAAAACTGGCCACACATTTATACTCGCCCATGGGATGGAGAAGAATCACGATCAGAGTGGGTAAATGATGGCGTGGAATTGGGCACGATCGATAATGATGCGACCATTTCAGAGCTTCAGTTTTTAGCAGAGGTGTATCAGGAAACAAAAGATCCAAAATATAAAGAAAGTATTGAAAAAGGTTTGGATTTCCTATTCAAGCTGCAGTATGAAACAGGTGGTTTTGCACAGGTTTATCCGGAAAGAGGTAACTACTCTGACTATGTAACCTTCAATGATGAAGCGATGATTAATGTATTAGAATTATTGGATTTAATTGCAGAACAACGTTATCCATTTGATGATGATCTGATCAGTGAAGAGTACGTTACAAAATCGAAGGAATCAATAGATTTAGGGGTTGAATATATTTTAAACGCCCAGATAGAAGTAGATGGTAAATTAACTGCTTGGTGTGCACAGCATGATCCGTATACGTATGAACCAAGAGAGGCGCGTTCATATGAACATCCATCTATTTCAGGATCAGAGTCAGTCGGAATTATTCGTTATTTAATGACTCGTCCAGAGACTGAGGAAGTTAATGAAGCCGTATTGGCGGCGTTAGAATGGTTTGACGAAGTAAAATTAGAAAATACAAGATATGTCAGCGGTGATCCTAATAATGAATATTTTGTAGAAGATCCGAATTCCACTGCATGGTACCGTTTCTACGATTTAGAAACAAATGAACCGATTTTCTCTGGCCGTGACGGTGTGATTAAACGTGACATTATGGAAATAGAAGCCGAGAGAAGAGACGGTTATTCCTGGGGAGGTCACTGGGCAACTCAGCTATTAGAAATCATGCAAACGACCGGTGATTATACCGACAAAGTATTTGTTCAAGTAATAGGTACCAACTCTGTTGATGTAAATGATAGGACATTAGCTCAAGGTGATATAAAAATATTGGAAGGGCAAACCAAGCAAATGAATGATATTGAAAGTCATTTAGTTGTTGCACAGGATGGTTCAGGCGATTATGAAACCGTTCAAGCTGCTATTGACGCTGTTCCTGAAAATAATCATAATCCTGTTACCATTTTTGTGAAAGATGGTACGTATAAAGAAGTTGTCACCATTCCAACGAATAAGCCGTTTATTACATTGTTAGGTGAAAGTAAAAACGACACGGTTATTACGTATGATAATTATGCTGGTCGTGATAATGGTGTAGGTGGAACGCTTGGAACAAGTGGCAGTGCCAGTGTTTATTTACGAGCAGATGATCTCCGTGTCGAAAATTTAACATTAGAAAATTCATTTGATGAAAGTGCTGATGTAGAAGGGCAACAAGCTGTAGCAGTCTATGCTAGCGGTGATCGTCAATATTTCAATGATGTCCGTTTTATCGGGAATCAAGATACGTTATATACTCATTCTGGTACCCAATATTATGGGGATGTCTATATTGAAGGGGATGTTGACTTCATTTTTGGAGGGGCACGTATCGTCATAGAAGACTCCATTATTCATTCATTGGATAGAGGATCAGACTCTAACAACGGATATGTGACGGCAGCCAGTACGTTACTTTCAGATGAATACGGCATGTTATTTATCGATAGTAAATTCACAAGTGATGCGCCTGCAGAAACAGTATATTTAGGAAGACCATGGCCTGCTGGTGGAAATCCAGATGCAATTGGAAGTGTTGTCATCATGGAAAGTAAATTAGGTGAGCATATCAAACCAGAAGGCTGGACATCGATGAGTGGCTTACAACCAGAGGATGCACGTTTGTATGAATATAAAAATGAGGGACCAGGGGCTGTAATAAATGATTCACGCCGCCAATTAACAGATGAACAGGCTGCCGACTGGACTGTACAAAATGTATTAAAAGGCTGGGATCCATATGCATTAGATCCTATAGAAGAACCAGGTAAAGACCCAGATGAGGATTCAGATAAAGAACCGGGTGATGGGTCTGAAGAAGAGCCTGGTAAAAAACCAGAAAAGCCAGAAGGAGAGGATCCAGGAGATGATGAAGAATCTCCTGGAGATGGATCTGAACAAGATAGTGATGGCGATGGCGAAGGAACAGAAACCCCTGATGGTGAAAATGAGGATAACAATGAATCAGGTAATGAAACGAAAGAAATGGAAGTTGTAGTAGGTGAAGAAATAGAAGTAGTTGCAGATATAGTAATCTCTATTGCTGGTTCACCGACTAAAGTTATTTTACCGAGCGACTTACCGGAAGGGACTACTTTAGTTGTCGAAAAAGCACAGCCTCAAAACTTAGAGGAGCTTAAAGTTGCAGGTGATGTATACACTTTCGAATTTACTTTCCCTGAAGGTTTTGAAGATTATACTGGTGAATTCCAATTAATCATGGGCTATGACGAAAATGCGGAAAATGTAGCGATTTATTATTATAATGAAGCAACAAATAACTGGGAGCTTATTGGTGGTGACGTTAGCGATGGTGTCGTAACTACAACAGTTGACCACTTCTCAACTTATGGTGTATTAGCTGCTGATGATGAAGACCAAGGCCAAGCTGTAGCTGCTGGTGGAAAATCAAATGGCGGTATTGGTTTACCAGACACTGCAACTAATATTTTTAATTGGTTGTTAGCAAGTGGATTATTGTTAGTATTAGGGATCGGATTATTAGTGATTGTTAGAAAAAGAAATCCAAAAATGGTACAATAA